From the genome of Nocardia mangyaensis:
GACCTTCCGCGATGCCCACCTGGCGCGCGCCGTCGCCCTGACCGGACCGCGCGGCGGACTCACCGTCCACTCCGAGGTGGCACTGTCGGCCTTGTTCACCGAACGCGTCCCCGCGATGCACGCTTGGGCCGTGCGGGTACTCGGAGCGCTGCTCGGCCCGGACGAGAGCACCGCCCGTCTCCGCGAGACGGTCCGTGTCTTCCTCGACTCCCGGGGCAGCTACACCGATGCCGCCGCCCGGCTGCACGTCCACAAGAACACCGTCCACTACCGGGTCCGCAAGGCCGAGGAGCTGCTGGGGCACCCCCTCGGTGAGCGTCGACTCGACATCGAGGTCGCCCTCCTGACCTGCGCCCAACTGGGGATGCCCGAGACGGGTGACACGGGCCGGGGTCGATGATCGGCGGACGGCGGGAAACGGCGTCGTGGCGAGGTCGTCGTTTCGCGAGGACACTGAGGGCATAACATCCCACTCGCCCCCAGGAGCACACGCGATGGCAACCAACGGACCCTTCGGCATCGATCCGGAAGATTTCGAACGTGCACTGCGTGGAGCGGGAGCCGAACTCCTCGACCTGCTCGGAAAGGCCGGCGTGAATCTCGATCGCGTGGAGAGTACCGACCTCGGTTCGCTGTCGTCGCTGATCGGTCAGTTCGTTCAACCCCAGCCGACACCCGCACCGAAGCCCGAAGGCGAGACCGCCGGTGAGACGGGCAGCGGGGTGTGGGCGATCTTCAGCATCGATGACACCGGCCAGGCCAGTGTCGACCAGGTGTTTCCGACCGAGCTCGAGGCGCTGCGCGCCCATCGCGACAACACCGACGATCGCCGACGGGTGCGGTTTCTGCCCTACGGGGTTCCGGCAAGCGTCTTGGACGCGCCCTGAGGTAGCGGACTCGCAGCGGCGTCATCGGGCGCTGCGCCAGATCCTGTGGGACGACGATTCCGGCGCCGCCGAAACGGCCGCTGCCGATGTCGTCGCCCGGCGGAATCGGCGTGAGCGTGGCGATCGGGTGTGAGCGAACTCGGCGCGGAGGTCGGGGTCGGCCCGGATGGCCGCGACGGTGTCGGCGTCGATCGCAGCGTCGCCACCACTTCCGGCGCCTGCAAGGTCCACAGCCTCATCCGATCATCGTCGGGTCGCCCCGACGGCACCGCAACCGAATTCCGCCACTCCCTTGTCGCCACATCTCGAATGCCGGTCCGGCAACACCACAATGTTGCGCGACACCCCTCCCCCACAGTGGCTCGGCACCCAATCATGCTCAGCCTCAGACTCTTTCGAGAGATTCAAGCCTTGACGTCTTCGCGGGGCGCTTTCCGATCATCCCAGCAGGTCGCAGCCGCGGAGATACCTTCCAGCAAATCGACAAAGTAGGTTAGGCTAACTTGATTTCTTGATGATGGTCCAGAGTAGGACGGTAGAGCGCATGGCAACGACGACGCGACGAGTACGGCAGAGGAAACTGGGTTCTCGAGCCCGGGGGTGGGTGGCTGCCGGCATGATCGGAACCCTCGCGTTGACTGTCGGGTGCTCCAGTCGGGACGCCCAGATCGAGGCCGCGGGGGGCGCGGGCGCGCTGACGCTCCTCGACCAGCGCGGTCAGACGGTCACGCTGGACGGTCCCGCCGACAAGGTGGCCTTCACCGTGATGCCCGCGCCCTCGATCTTCGCCGCGGTGGATCGCAGCTACGACCGGATCGTCGGGATCAATCAGTCGACGCTGGTGGCCAATCGAGGCGGCATGTTCGCGACGATGTTCCCGGCGTCGACGGAGTCGGAGGTCGTCGCAGGCAGCGATTTCGTTCCGAATCTCGAGACGCTGCTCGAGCTCGACCCCGATGTCGTGGTCCAGTGGGGTGACCGGGGCCCCGACGTGACCGCGCCGATCGAGTCGGCCGGCTTCCCGGTCGTCGGACTGCAGTACGGAACCCAGGACGACCTCGAACAGTGGATCACCCTGTTCGCGCAGCTCGCGGGCAAGCCCGATCGTGGACAACACCTGATCGACTGGCAGCGCGCCGAGCAGGCCGAGATGCGCGCTCGGGTGGCCGAGCAGCAGGCGCCGCGCCCGCGGGCGATGATCCTGTCGCGCACGGGTGACACCTACAGCACCACCAGTCCCAAGGGCTACGACGGATTCCAGTTCGATCTGGTCGGCGCCGACCTGGTCACCGAGGGCTTCATCGCCGAGGCCGGACAGGTGGGACCAGAACAGATCCTGGCCTGGAACCCCGAGGTCATCATGCTCAGCGGGTTCGACGAGAGCACTCCGGCCGATGTCTACGCCGACCCGCGCCTGGCGAATGTGAGCGCGGTGCAGAACAAGCGGGTGTACAAGACCCCGCTCGGCGGATACCGGTGGCAGGTACCCAGCGCCGAATCGCCCCTCATGTGGGCGTGGATGAACCGGATCATGTACCCGGGCACGCGCGACGGGCAATTGCGCGAGGACATCCGCGCCGGGTTCGACGATCTGTTCGACTACCGGATCAGCGAGGACGAGATCGACCAGGTGCTGCGTCTGGATCTGAACGAGGACGCCGCCGGATATGACCAGTTCCTCCGTTGATCGGGTGGCGGCGCCGGTGGATCCGGCGCCGCCACCGGCGAGGTTCGATCGGCGCACGCTGGTCGTCCCTGGGCTGCTCGTCGCGCTGATCGTCGTGGCGATCGGCGCGCTGGCCGTCGGTCGCTACGCCGTCCCGCCGAACGAGATCATGCGTATCCTGCTGGGGCAGTTCCTGCCGATCGAGCAGACCTGGTATCCGCGGGAGAGCACGGTGGTGCTCGATGTGCGGCTTCCGCGCGTGCTGTTGTCGATCCTGCTGGGGGCGGGGCTGGCGCTCACCGGTGCGGTGATGCAGGCGGTGTTCCGCAATCCGCTCGCCAGCGCCCAAGTGCTCGGGGTGTCCTCGGGCGCTTCGCTCGGCGGCGTGCTGGTCCTGCTCACCGGTGTCGGCGGTGCGGCGCTGGTGGGCGGCGCGTTCCTCGGCGGCATCGCGGCATTGGTGCTGGTCGTGACGATCGCCCGGGCGGTGCCGGGGGCGCCCCTGTTGATGATCGTGCTGGGCGGCACCGTGGTCGGCGCGATGTTCCAGGCGATGGTCTCGTTCATCACCTACATCGCCGACCCCTACAGCGAACTGCCCTCGATCGTCTTCTGGCTCATGGGTTCCCTGGCGACAGCCAGCTACCCGAAGGTACTGACCGCGGCGATCCCCATCGTCGTGGCGGGGCTGGTGGTGCTCGCGCTGCGCTGGCGGCTGAACATCCTCGCCATGGGCGACGAGGACGCCACCGCGCTGGGACTGCGGCCACAGCGGTTGCGCAATCTCCTGCTGGTGTGCGTCGCGCTGATCACCGCGGGTTCGGTGTCGGTCGCCGGCGTGATCGGGTGGGTGGGACTGGTCGTCCCGCACCTGGTGCGCATGATGGTCGGCACCGACAACCGGGTGGTGCTGCCGGCCAGCGCCCTGCTCGGCGCGGTCTACCTCACCCTGATCGACACCCTCTCCCGCACGATCAGCACCGCCGAGATTCCGATCGGCATCCTCACCGCCATTATCGGCGCACCGTTCTTCGTGCTGCTGCTCATCCGCAACCGGCGCCGGCTGTGGGGTTCCGATGCTTGAGGCCAGTTCGCTGTCGTTTCGCTATTCGACCAAGGGTCCGTGGATCTTTCGTGATGTCTCGGTGCGCGCCGCGGCCGGTGAGGTCTTCGCGGTGCTCGGGCCGAACGCGCGCGGCAAGACCACGATGCTCAAATGTCTGGCCGGGCTCACCCGCCCGGTGGCCGGGTCCGTCGAGGCGACCGGCACCGTGGGCTACGTCCCACAGAGTCACGCGGTGATGTTCTCGTTCTCGGTGCTCGACATAGTGCTCATGGGCCGAGCCAGGACGGTGAAGATCTACAGCACGCCCACCTCCGCCGATCGCGCGGCCGCGCGGGATTCGCTGCACCGGGTGGGTATCGCGCATCTGGCCGACCGCGACTACACCGGACTCAGCGGCGGCGAGCGCCAGCTGGTGCTCATCGCGCGAGCCCTGGTGTCCGACTGCGCCACGATCGTGCTCGACGAACCCGCCGCCGCCCTCGACCTGCGCAATCAGGCCAGGGTCCTGACCGTGCTCCGCGCCCTGGCCGACGACGGGATGGCGGTCGTGATGACCACCCACCACCCCGATCACGCCCTGCACGTGGCCGAGCGGTCGATGCTGATGGTGAGCCCCGAGGACCAGCGGATCGGCCCGACCCGCGAACTGCTCACCGGCGAACTGCTCACCGAGATGTATGGGGTGCCGATCGTCACCGCCGACATCGAGACACCGAGTGCGACACGGCGGCTGACCGTGCCCGACTTCGGGAGGGGGATCGCGTGACGGTCCTGAAGGCCCTGATGCTCCCCCGCGACGGAGAGGTGGTCGACGGATGTCGGGAGATCGATGTCTACGACCTGCCGACGGCGTGCGACAGCACCGTGACCGGCCTATATCTGACCGGTGATGTCGATCAGGAGTACCTGCTCGACCAGCGGCCGTCGCTGGATTCCTTCGTCACCGGCGGCGGGCGCATCGTGATCAATGGGCACGTGCAGCGCAAGTTCCTGGCCGGGCTGACCACCTGGCGCACCCTCGACTTCCGCAACCCCCGCGATCTCACGCTGACTCGGGTCACCGAGCACCCCGTCTGGGCGGGCACCGACCCGAAGTCGTTCCTGTACAGCACCGGAGCTCCCGGACCGGTGCCGTTCGAGGAACTCGAACGGATCGGCGTGGCCGGCTTCTACGGGCGCGGCTGGTACGCCGATCTGCCCGAGGGCGCGCGGGTGGTGCACACACTCGGCACCACGCACGCGCCGATCGACTACGACTATCCGCTCGGCGCGGGCCGGGTGCTGGTGCACGGTGGCAACGATCTGCTGCAGTTCGCCAGCGCTGCCCGCGGCACGGAGCGGTTGCGCGGGCAGCTCCTGCGCTGGCTGGAAGGCTCCGATGACTGACTCCCCCGCCGGCTCGATCGTGTTTCTGCACGGTGGCAGCCACGCGCAACTGGCCACTCTTGCCGATCCGGCGCTGGCGCCGTACCGGATCCGCCCGGTCCATGTGCGGACCGGCGCGCCCGAGAGCCTCGCGGACGCCGAGGTGATCGTGGTGGCCGACCGGCTGCGCCCGGAGCTGTTGCGGCGCTGGACCGCCGGGATCCGCTCCGCCCTCGATCGAGGCGCCACCGTCGTGGTGTTCGGCGTGAACACCGTGGAGGAATGGGTGCCCGGTGTCCGGTTGGAGAGCCGACCCACGGTGTTCTGGTGGTGGCGGACCGGCGAGGATCATCGGCTCCGGCTCTGCGCCCCGGATGATCCCGCCTGGGGGTTCTTCGCCGAGCGCGCCGTGATCTGGCACTACCACGGGGTGCTCGAACCGCCGCCCGGCGCGGTGAGCCTGGTCGATCTGCACACCGAGGACGGCGTCCGCGACGGTTCGATCCTCTACCTCGACGAGCAGTCGACTCCGGGTCGCCTCCTGGTCACCACCATGGACCCGGTGTATCACCACGG
Proteins encoded in this window:
- a CDS encoding ABC transporter substrate-binding protein gives rise to the protein MIGTLALTVGCSSRDAQIEAAGGAGALTLLDQRGQTVTLDGPADKVAFTVMPAPSIFAAVDRSYDRIVGINQSTLVANRGGMFATMFPASTESEVVAGSDFVPNLETLLELDPDVVVQWGDRGPDVTAPIESAGFPVVGLQYGTQDDLEQWITLFAQLAGKPDRGQHLIDWQRAEQAEMRARVAEQQAPRPRAMILSRTGDTYSTTSPKGYDGFQFDLVGADLVTEGFIAEAGQVGPEQILAWNPEVIMLSGFDESTPADVYADPRLANVSAVQNKRVYKTPLGGYRWQVPSAESPLMWAWMNRIMYPGTRDGQLREDIRAGFDDLFDYRISEDEIDQVLRLDLNEDAAGYDQFLR
- a CDS encoding FecCD family ABC transporter permease; the protein is MTSSSVDRVAAPVDPAPPPARFDRRTLVVPGLLVALIVVAIGALAVGRYAVPPNEIMRILLGQFLPIEQTWYPRESTVVLDVRLPRVLLSILLGAGLALTGAVMQAVFRNPLASAQVLGVSSGASLGGVLVLLTGVGGAALVGGAFLGGIAALVLVVTIARAVPGAPLLMIVLGGTVVGAMFQAMVSFITYIADPYSELPSIVFWLMGSLATASYPKVLTAAIPIVVAGLVVLALRWRLNILAMGDEDATALGLRPQRLRNLLLVCVALITAGSVSVAGVIGWVGLVVPHLVRMMVGTDNRVVLPASALLGAVYLTLIDTLSRTISTAEIPIGILTAIIGAPFFVLLLIRNRRRLWGSDA
- a CDS encoding ABC transporter ATP-binding protein; amino-acid sequence: MLEASSLSFRYSTKGPWIFRDVSVRAAAGEVFAVLGPNARGKTTMLKCLAGLTRPVAGSVEATGTVGYVPQSHAVMFSFSVLDIVLMGRARTVKIYSTPTSADRAAARDSLHRVGIAHLADRDYTGLSGGERQLVLIARALVSDCATIVLDEPAAALDLRNQARVLTVLRALADDGMAVVMTTHHPDHALHVAERSMLMVSPEDQRIGPTRELLTGELLTEMYGVPIVTADIETPSATRRLTVPDFGRGIA